The following proteins are co-located in the Schistocerca nitens isolate TAMUIC-IGC-003100 chromosome 2, iqSchNite1.1, whole genome shotgun sequence genome:
- the LOC126235094 gene encoding basic proline-rich protein-like, translating into MCHILRDSKEKLILNYIEVSTHKRERIEQKEDKEQPPHSPTPISSPAVPPAQSGPSSLSTVRPSHPASLVPHLLLQKLLQQIPVSSGKQSPPPPAQVPSVSHAQPGPLSPSTVQPSQPATTLPELPSQIVPQETPLPSGRPPPPTSPQPLPVSPAQSGPLSPSTVHPSHPVSPMPELPSQILPHQTPLLPGRRPPPPPPQSPPESPTHPGPLSPSTVPPSHPVSPVPELSSQILPHQTPLPSGKQSPPPPPQIPSVSHAQPGPLSPSTVQPSQPATALPELPSQIVPQETPLPSGRPPPPTSPQPLPVSPAQSGPLSPSTVQPSHPVSPMPELPSQILPHQTPLLPGRRPPPPPPQSPPESPTHPGPLSPSTVPPSHPVSPVPELSSQILPHQTPLPSGKQSPPPPPQIPSVSHAQPGPLSPSTVQPSQPATALPELPSQIVPQETPLPSGRPPPPTSPQPLPVSPAQSGPLSPSTVQPSHPVSPMPELPSQILPHQTPLLPGRRPPPPPPQSPPESPTQPGPLSSSTVQPSQPVTAVRELPPQIALYLH; encoded by the exons ATGTGCCACATATTGAGAGACAGTAAGGAAAAACTCATTTTAAATTATATTG AGGTCAGTACGCATAAAAGAGAGAGGATAGAACAGAAAGAAGATAAGGAACAGCCACCTCATTCACCAACCCCAATATCTTCTCCTGCCGTACCACCTGCACAATCAGGCCCTTCATCTCTGTCAACTGTACGACCTTCTCATCCAGCTAGTCTTGTGCCACATTTGCTATTACAAAAACTCCTGCAGCAAATTCCTGTGTCATCTGGCAAACAATCTCCACCACCCCCAGCACAGGTCCCCTCTGTATCACATGCACAGCCAGGACCTTTATCTCCATCAACTGTACAACCTTCTCAGCCAGCTACTACTCTACCGGaactaccatcacaaatagttccaCAGGAGACTCCTTTGCCGTCTGGTAGACCACCACCTCCAACCTCACCAcaaccgcttcctgtatcacctgcACAATCAGGCCCTTTATCTCCATCAACTGTACACCCTTCTCATCCAGTTAGTCCTATGCCAGAATTGCCATCACAAATACTCCCACACCAAACTCCTTTGCTACCTGGTAGACGACCTCCTCCACCCCCACCACAGTCCCCCCCTGAATCACCTACACACCCAGGACCTTTATCTCCATCAACTGTTCCACCTTCTCATCCAGTTAGTCCTGTGCCAGAATTGTCATCACAAATACTCCCACACCAAACTCCTTTGCCATCTGGTAAACAatctccaccacccccaccacagaTCCCCTCTGTATCACATGCACAGCCAGGACCTCTATCTCCATCAACTGTACAACCTTCTCAACCAGCTACTGCTCTACCAGaactaccatcacaaatagttccaCAGGAGACTCCTTTGCCGTCTGGTAGACCACCACCTCCAACCTCACCAcaaccgcttcctgtatcacctgcACAATCAGGCCCTTTATCTCCATCAACTGTACAACCTTCTCATCCAGTTAGTCCTATGCCAGAATTGCCATCACAAATACTCCCACACCAAACTCCTTTGCTACCTGGTAGACGACCTCCTCCACCCCCACCACAGTCCCCCCCTGAATCACCTACACACCCAGGACCTTTATCTCCATCAACTGTTCCACCTTCTCATCCAGTTAGTCCTGTGCCAGAATTGTCATCACAAATACTCCCACACCAAACTCCTTTGCCATCTGGTAAACAatctccaccacccccaccacagaTCCCCTCTGTATCACATGCACAGCCAGGACCTCTATCTCCATCAACTGTACAACCTTCTCAACCAGCTACTGCTCTACCAGaactaccatcacaaatagttccaCAGGAGACTCCTTTGCCGTCTGGTAGACCACCACCTCCAACCTCACCAcaaccgcttcctgtatcacctgcACAATCAGGCCCTTTATCTCCATCAACTGTACAACCTTCTCATCCAGTTAGTCCTATGCCAGAATTGCCATCACAAATACTCCCACACCAAACTCCTTTGCTACCTGGTAGACGACCTCCTCCACCCCCACCACAGTCCCCCCCTGAATCACCTACACAACCAGGACCTTTATCTTCATCAACTGTACAACCTTCTCAACCAGTTACTGCTGTACGAGAACTGCCACCGCAGATA GCCCTTTATCTGCATTAA